One Lentimicrobiaceae bacterium genomic window carries:
- a CDS encoding adenosylcobalamin-dependent ribonucleoside-diphosphate reductase — MEEQLFAATEEVEIKKEKETPRSYSHEEIMEKATAYFSGDTLAANVWMNKYALKDSDGMVYELTPDDMHRRLASEVARIERSYPNPISEEELYELFKDFRYIIPQGSPMAGIGNNFQVSSLSNCFVIGGDGNYDSYGGIMKIDQEQVQLMKRRGGVGHDLSHIRPTGSPVKNSALTSTGIVPFMERYSNSTREVAQDGRRGALMLTISVKHPDAEHFIDAKLEQGKVTGANVSVKLDDDFMRSVISSTPYRQQYPIYSDNPLKEQEIDALGLWNKIIHNAWKSAEPGVLFWDTVIRESVPDCYADLGFKTLSTNPCGEIPLCPYDSCRLLAINLFSYVENPFTPQATFNFDLFRIHAAKALRIMDDIIDLETEKIDAIIGKVNADPEDDEVKRIERRMWENIKEKTLLGRRTGIGITAEGDMLAALGLRYGSDEATNFSVEVHKILATEVYNSSADLAGERGPFPIYDFEREKNNPFIQRIRESSPEVYEKMAVQGRRNIAMLTIAPTGSVSICTQTTSGIEPVFMVSYKRRRKVNPNDKNANITFVDEMGDSWEEYNVFHPKFVDWLKINGYDPEKVKLFDEKRLNTLIEKSPYYKATSNDIDWVKKVKMQGQIQKWVDHSISVTVNLPKEATEELVSKVYQTAWESGCKGMTIYRDGSRSGVLVSNEKKEENTKFRETKAPVRPQKIEADVVRFQNDYEKWIAVIGLLDGKPYEVFTGKADGFYLPPWVQKGWVIRNKKEDDERARYDFQFLDKEGYKVTIEGLSRSFNKEFWNYAKLISGILRHGMPLPFLVNLIENLNFDNDSITTWKNGVIRSLKRYIPDGTTANTKQECPQCKEKDGLIYKEGCLTCKHCGYSKCG; from the coding sequence ATGGAAGAACAGTTATTTGCTGCTACTGAAGAAGTAGAGATAAAAAAAGAGAAGGAAACCCCCAGGTCATATTCACATGAAGAAATTATGGAGAAAGCCACCGCTTATTTCAGCGGAGATACCCTGGCGGCTAATGTGTGGATGAATAAATATGCCCTGAAAGACAGCGATGGAATGGTGTATGAACTTACACCGGATGATATGCACCGCAGACTGGCATCAGAAGTTGCACGAATCGAAAGATCTTATCCGAATCCAATCAGCGAGGAGGAGCTATATGAATTGTTTAAAGATTTCAGATACATCATTCCGCAAGGAAGCCCCATGGCTGGTATAGGCAACAATTTTCAGGTATCATCACTTTCCAATTGCTTTGTTATTGGGGGCGACGGAAACTATGATTCCTATGGTGGAATTATGAAAATTGATCAGGAGCAGGTTCAATTAATGAAACGCAGGGGAGGTGTTGGTCACGATCTTTCACATATCAGGCCAACTGGTAGCCCCGTAAAGAACAGTGCACTGACCTCTACCGGCATTGTTCCTTTTATGGAGCGGTATTCCAACTCCACCCGCGAAGTGGCACAGGATGGCCGCAGAGGAGCCCTGATGCTTACTATCTCAGTGAAGCATCCTGATGCCGAGCATTTTATTGATGCCAAACTGGAACAGGGCAAAGTTACTGGTGCCAATGTATCTGTTAAACTTGACGATGATTTTATGCGTTCAGTCATTTCAAGTACACCTTATCGCCAGCAATATCCCATTTATTCTGATAACCCACTAAAAGAGCAGGAAATTGATGCCCTTGGGCTCTGGAATAAAATCATACACAATGCATGGAAATCAGCAGAGCCGGGCGTGTTGTTCTGGGATACTGTTATACGTGAGTCGGTACCGGATTGTTATGCAGATTTAGGTTTTAAAACACTCAGCACCAATCCTTGCGGTGAAATTCCATTATGTCCGTACGATAGTTGCAGATTGCTGGCTATCAACTTGTTCAGCTATGTGGAAAACCCCTTTACGCCACAGGCTACTTTTAACTTCGATCTTTTTAGAATTCATGCTGCGAAAGCCTTGAGAATTATGGACGATATTATCGATCTTGAAACAGAGAAGATTGATGCCATTATCGGAAAAGTAAATGCTGATCCGGAAGATGACGAAGTAAAAAGAATTGAACGCAGGATGTGGGAAAACATCAAGGAAAAAACCTTGCTGGGCCGCCGCACGGGTATCGGAATTACGGCAGAAGGCGATATGCTTGCTGCTCTTGGCCTGCGCTATGGTTCTGACGAAGCAACAAATTTCTCGGTTGAAGTGCACAAAATTCTGGCAACAGAGGTTTATAATTCCTCTGCTGATTTGGCCGGCGAACGCGGACCTTTTCCAATTTACGACTTCGAACGTGAAAAAAATAACCCATTTATTCAACGTATCAGAGAATCTTCACCCGAAGTATATGAAAAAATGGCTGTTCAGGGTCGCCGCAATATTGCAATGCTCACCATTGCCCCAACCGGAAGTGTAAGTATTTGCACGCAAACCACTTCAGGTATCGAACCAGTATTTATGGTTAGCTACAAACGTCGCCGCAAAGTCAATCCTAACGACAAAAACGCAAATATTACTTTCGTGGATGAAATGGGCGATTCATGGGAAGAGTACAATGTTTTTCATCCAAAATTTGTCGATTGGCTGAAAATCAATGGGTATGATCCTGAAAAAGTAAAGCTGTTTGATGAAAAAAGATTAAACACACTTATTGAAAAGTCACCCTACTACAAAGCGACTTCCAATGACATTGATTGGGTTAAGAAAGTAAAAATGCAGGGTCAAATCCAGAAATGGGTTGATCACTCCATCAGTGTAACGGTAAATTTACCCAAAGAAGCTACTGAAGAGCTGGTAAGTAAAGTTTATCAAACAGCCTGGGAAAGTGGCTGCAAAGGAATGACCATTTACCGCGATGGTTCAAGGTCGGGGGTTCTCGTTAGTAATGAAAAGAAAGAAGAGAACACAAAATTCCGTGAAACAAAGGCACCAGTTCGTCCCCAGAAAATTGAAGCTGATGTTGTGAGATTTCAGAATGATTATGAAAAATGGATTGCAGTGATTGGCCTTTTGGATGGTAAGCCTTACGAGGTTTTTACGGGTAAAGCTGATGGTTTTTACCTTCCGCCCTGGGTTCAGAAGGGTTGGGTTATCCGCAACAAAAAAGAAGACGACGAAAGAGCAAGATATGATTTTCAGTTTCTGGATAAGGAAGGATATAAAGTAACAATTGAAGGCCTTTCCCGATCATTTAACAAGGAGTTTTGGAATTATGCTAAACTGATTTCAGGCATTTTGCGTCATGGTATGCCATTACCTTTCCTGGTTAACCTGATTGAAAATCTGAATTTTGACAACGATAGCATTACCACATGGAAAAATGGCGTTATCCGTTCACTAAAACGCTATATTCCTGATGGAACTACTGCCAATACCAAACAGGAGTGCCCCCAATGTAAAGAAAAGGACGGCCTGATTTATAAGGAAGGTTGTCTTACATGCAAACACTGCGGATATTCAAAATGCGGATAA
- a CDS encoding 4a-hydroxytetrahydrobiopterin dehydratase, with the protein MWQEITDNKTGKSSLVRNFQFRNFSEAFAFMTQVAFIAEKLNHHPEWSNIYNKVTVKLSTHDAGDVITEKDRQMAAFIDQI; encoded by the coding sequence ATGTGGCAGGAAATTACAGATAACAAAACAGGGAAAAGCTCATTGGTACGCAACTTTCAGTTCCGTAATTTCTCCGAGGCATTTGCCTTTATGACCCAGGTTGCATTTATTGCAGAAAAATTGAACCACCATCCCGAATGGTCAAATATTTACAACAAGGTTACTGTCAAACTTTCAACACATGACGCCGGAGATGTGATAACTGAAAAGGATCGTCAAATGGCGGCCTTTATTGACCAGATATAA
- a CDS encoding radical SAM protein encodes MSGFLFNDIVFGPVKSRRFGVSLGVNLLPETMKYCTFNCIYCECGLTDAEQDKKVQIPSASKIIEALALRFEELSQGGLQPDNITFAGNGEPTIHPGFPEIIAQTIILRDKYFPEALITVLSNSTRLHIPKVKEALLKLDNNVLKLDAGSQEMFDLINRPASPVKIESIVEQLASFKGNLVIQTLFVRGVVNGAKIDNTTEEEINLWIGHLLNIKPKLVMLYPIERGTPEKGLEKISADELNAIALKLSGYGIASEVFA; translated from the coding sequence ATGTCTGGTTTTTTGTTTAATGATATTGTTTTCGGACCGGTTAAAAGCCGCCGTTTTGGTGTTTCACTCGGGGTTAACTTACTCCCCGAAACCATGAAATACTGCACATTTAATTGTATTTACTGCGAGTGCGGCCTTACTGACGCAGAGCAGGATAAAAAAGTGCAAATTCCATCTGCTTCCAAAATTATAGAAGCACTTGCTTTACGTTTTGAAGAGCTTAGCCAGGGTGGCCTGCAACCCGATAATATAACATTTGCCGGAAATGGTGAACCTACAATACACCCGGGCTTCCCTGAAATTATTGCCCAAACCATCATTCTGAGAGATAAATATTTCCCTGAAGCTTTAATTACAGTACTTTCCAATTCAACGAGGCTGCATATACCAAAAGTGAAAGAAGCTTTGCTTAAATTGGATAATAATGTACTTAAACTGGATGCAGGAAGCCAGGAAATGTTTGACCTGATAAACCGGCCAGCTTCTCCTGTAAAAATTGAATCAATTGTGGAACAACTCGCCTCATTTAAGGGCAACCTTGTTATACAAACATTGTTTGTAAGAGGAGTTGTTAACGGCGCTAAAATCGATAATACAACTGAAGAAGAAATCAACCTGTGGATTGGTCATCTGCTCAACATCAAGCCTAAACTGGTGATGCTATATCCCATCGAAAGAGGCACACCTGAAAAAGGGCTTGAAAAAATAAGTGCAGATGAACTAAATGCCATCGCTTTAAAACTTTCGGGCTACGGCATTGCCTCAGAGGTTTTTGCCTGA
- a CDS encoding polyprenyl synthetase family protein produces the protein MTSLNEIKLPVEKHIAEFEKKFRESMKSSVPLLDRITAYLLKRKGKQIRPLFVFLTAEVCGGVNETTYRAASLIELLHTATLVHDDVVDDSNERRGFFSLNALWKNKVSVLIGDFLLSKGLLLALQNNDFELLRIVSDATREMSEGELLQIEKARRLDIEEDVYFEIIRKKTASLIASCCACGAASSGADNDTIMKLHRFGELTGIAFQIKDDLFDYSKSLETGKPNGIDIKEKKMTLPLIYLLSNSGWAEKRRIINVVKNNNDNPQKVSALIQQVKDCGGIAYAEKRMMQYRDEALQMLSEFNPGPARDSLEKLVVFTTERKH, from the coding sequence ATGACTTCTCTGAATGAAATAAAATTACCGGTTGAGAAACATATCGCAGAATTTGAAAAGAAATTCAGGGAATCGATGAAAAGCTCTGTTCCGCTGCTTGATCGCATTACCGCTTATTTATTAAAGCGCAAAGGCAAGCAAATCAGACCTCTATTCGTGTTTCTTACAGCTGAAGTTTGTGGCGGGGTAAATGAAACAACTTACAGGGCTGCTTCGCTTATCGAGCTTTTGCATACTGCTACACTTGTGCATGACGATGTGGTGGATGATTCCAATGAAAGGCGTGGCTTTTTCTCGTTGAATGCTTTATGGAAAAATAAAGTTTCGGTGCTGATTGGAGATTTTTTATTGTCGAAGGGATTGCTGCTGGCACTTCAAAATAATGATTTTGAATTACTCCGGATAGTTTCAGATGCTACCCGTGAAATGAGTGAGGGAGAACTGCTCCAGATTGAAAAAGCAAGGAGACTGGATATAGAAGAGGATGTTTATTTTGAGATAATCAGAAAGAAAACAGCATCACTTATTGCTTCTTGTTGTGCCTGCGGGGCTGCATCGTCAGGTGCTGATAATGACACCATCATGAAACTTCACCGTTTCGGAGAACTTACTGGTATAGCATTTCAGATAAAGGACGATCTGTTTGATTATAGTAAAAGTCTTGAAACAGGGAAGCCTAATGGTATTGATATTAAAGAGAAAAAGATGACATTGCCCTTGATTTACCTGTTGAGCAATTCAGGCTGGGCCGAAAAGAGGAGAATTATTAATGTTGTTAAAAACAATAATGACAATCCCCAAAAGGTATCGGCACTGATTCAGCAGGTGAAGGATTGTGGCGGAATAGCATATGCCGAAAAACGAATGATGCAATACCGGGATGAGGCGTTGCAAATGCTCTCAGAGTTTAATCCGGGGCCAGCCCGTGATTCTCTCGAAAAATTGGTGGTTTTTACTACTGAAAGAAAACACTAA
- a CDS encoding sensor histidine kinase produces the protein MAFATIINTVAFVLISDPALWWVFVLINCLVFIASYLLFKYTLEKFIYEKIKIIYKTIRNLKLSKESDRNIIIKEGAIDKVNQEVLEWGENKKKEIEELKSMAKYRREFLGNVSHELKTPIFNIQGYVLTLLDGGLEDPSINKEYLMRTEKSINRMIAIVEDLETISQLESNQLHLHTSRFDIISLAREVVEFLEIKSKKRDKTIVFGENYEKPVYVVADKERIRQVLINLVDNSIKYGNPDKGKTKISFFDMDETVLIEVTDNGNGIEAADLPRIFERFYRTDKGRSREQGGSGLGLAIVKHIIEAHEQTINVRSTPGVGTTFAFTLSKGI, from the coding sequence ATGGCATTTGCCACCATTATCAACACCGTAGCATTTGTCCTTATTTCTGATCCGGCATTATGGTGGGTTTTTGTGCTGATAAACTGCCTGGTTTTTATCGCTTCCTATCTCCTTTTTAAATACACCCTCGAGAAATTTATTTATGAGAAAATAAAAATCATTTATAAAACCATTCGCAATCTCAAACTCTCAAAAGAGTCTGACAGAAATATTATTATTAAAGAAGGAGCCATTGACAAGGTAAATCAGGAAGTTCTGGAATGGGGCGAAAACAAGAAAAAAGAGATTGAAGAACTCAAAAGTATGGCCAAATACCGCCGCGAATTTCTTGGCAATGTTTCACATGAACTAAAAACACCGATTTTTAACATCCAGGGATATGTACTCACCTTGTTAGATGGCGGACTGGAAGACCCAAGCATTAACAAAGAATATCTGATGCGCACTGAAAAAAGCATCAACCGCATGATTGCCATTGTTGAAGATCTTGAAACTATTTCCCAACTTGAATCAAACCAGCTTCATCTGCATACCTCACGTTTCGACATTATCTCTTTAGCCAGGGAAGTTGTTGAATTTCTTGAAATTAAATCAAAAAAACGGGATAAAACAATTGTTTTTGGCGAAAATTATGAAAAACCTGTTTATGTTGTTGCTGACAAGGAACGCATTCGTCAGGTACTGATCAATCTGGTGGATAATTCAATAAAATACGGAAATCCTGACAAAGGTAAAACCAAGATCAGTTTCTTTGATATGGATGAAACCGTACTGATTGAAGTTACAGACAACGGTAATGGAATTGAAGCAGCTGATCTGCCGCGTATTTTTGAAAGATTTTACAGAACTGACAAAGGGCGTTCGCGCGAACAGGGCGGCTCTGGTCTCGGACTCGCAATTGTGAAACACATAATTGAAGCGCATGAACAAACAATAAACGTTCGCAGCACGCCCGGAGTAGGCACCACCTTTGCCTTTACCTTAAGTAAAGGCATATAA
- a CDS encoding response regulator transcription factor, translated as MESDNARYKILLADDEPDVLEFLSYNLKKEGYQILKAKNGRDALEIARKEIPQLVILDVMMPEMDGMEACREIRNLAEMQNSIIVFLTARNEDYSQIAGFEAGADDYIAKPIKPKILTSRVKALLRRYKADEQESEPADLPDIIIDQEKYLVIKDGQNIVLPRKEFELLVLLTSRPNKVFTRDEIFARVWGPDVIVGDRTIDVHVRKIREKIGIENIKTIKGVGYKYEP; from the coding sequence ATGGAATCAGATAATGCCAGATACAAAATTCTATTGGCTGATGATGAACCTGATGTACTCGAATTTTTAAGCTATAATCTTAAAAAGGAAGGCTATCAGATACTTAAAGCAAAAAATGGCCGCGATGCGCTTGAAATTGCGCGTAAAGAAATTCCACAGTTGGTTATCCTGGATGTGATGATGCCTGAAATGGATGGAATGGAAGCCTGCCGTGAAATAAGAAATTTAGCAGAAATGCAGAACAGCATTATTGTTTTCCTTACAGCCCGCAATGAAGATTATTCGCAAATTGCAGGTTTTGAAGCAGGGGCAGATGATTATATTGCCAAACCCATCAAACCTAAAATCTTAACAAGCCGGGTAAAAGCACTGCTTCGCAGATATAAAGCCGATGAGCAGGAATCTGAACCCGCAGACTTGCCGGATATTATCATTGACCAGGAAAAGTATCTGGTTATCAAAGACGGCCAGAATATCGTATTACCCCGTAAAGAATTTGAGCTTCTTGTTTTACTCACGTCCAGGCCAAACAAGGTATTTACCCGTGATGAAATTTTTGCAAGAGTTTGGGGACCTGATGTTATTGTTGGCGACCGCACCATCGATGTTCATGTGCGAAAAATCAGGGAAAAAATTGGAATCGAAAACATTAAAACCATCAAAGGCGTAGGGTATAAATATGAGCCCTGA
- a CDS encoding CAP domain-containing protein, whose amino-acid sequence MHPRKLILLMLIFPVAAFAQMANFNTEKAFFEADTLCLTRAEAELARQLNQYRVSMHLPEIEISASLSVVARLHVYDLSKHYRAGESCNLHSWSKSPYWSSCCYTDDHRKASCMWDKPRELTSYKGDGYEIAFYSNYGYQSPADIAAEALKGWKSSRGHHELIVNRGKWKTAAWKAMGVGVYGGFAVVWFGELPDNSSKPSLCVQ is encoded by the coding sequence ATGCATCCCCGTAAACTCATTTTACTGATGTTGATTTTTCCGGTAGCTGCTTTTGCTCAAATGGCAAATTTTAATACTGAGAAAGCTTTTTTTGAAGCTGATACGTTGTGCCTTACCCGCGCTGAAGCTGAGCTGGCGCGGCAACTTAATCAATACCGGGTTAGTATGCATCTTCCTGAAATTGAAATTTCGGCCTCACTATCAGTGGTTGCCCGCTTGCATGTGTATGATTTATCGAAACATTATCGTGCAGGCGAGAGTTGTAATCTTCACAGCTGGTCAAAAAGCCCTTACTGGAGTTCGTGCTGTTATACAGACGATCATAGGAAGGCCTCCTGTATGTGGGATAAACCACGTGAACTAACTTCATACAAAGGCGACGGGTATGAAATTGCGTTTTATTCAAATTATGGCTACCAGAGTCCTGCTGATATTGCGGCCGAGGCGCTTAAAGGCTGGAAATCGAGCCGGGGGCATCACGAGCTAATAGTAAACCGTGGGAAATGGAAAACGGCTGCCTGGAAAGCTATGGGTGTTGGCGTTTATGGTGGTTTTGCAGTTGTTTGGTTCGGCGAATTGCCCGATAATAGCAGCAAACCTTCCCTTTGTGTGCAGTAA
- a CDS encoding PorT family protein — MTKLRHILLFFFLFVNGCLWAQQFKGGLQLGLVGSQVAGDLYSGYNKAGISAGGWARLDISTKSAIQMELAYLQKGSRENPDQEKGRFDTYVMRLGYIEMPFLYRFSYSERFVFEAGTGLNFLIHSRETFNGEEISDNPFKGQNLCFLAGLSVNINEHLSINIRTNNSLFSIRKNRVTGDVWRFWNYGQFSDALILSAYYKL, encoded by the coding sequence ATGACAAAACTGCGACACATACTGCTATTTTTTTTCTTGTTTGTTAACGGCTGCCTTTGGGCGCAGCAGTTTAAAGGAGGCCTTCAGTTAGGTTTGGTAGGAAGTCAGGTGGCCGGCGATCTTTATAGTGGTTATAATAAGGCGGGGATTAGTGCAGGAGGCTGGGCAAGGCTCGATATCAGTACAAAATCTGCCATACAGATGGAGTTGGCTTACCTTCAGAAAGGCAGCCGTGAAAATCCCGATCAGGAAAAGGGGCGATTTGATACGTACGTCATGCGTCTGGGATATATTGAAATGCCTTTTCTTTACAGATTCAGTTACAGTGAGCGGTTTGTGTTTGAAGCTGGAACCGGTCTTAATTTCCTGATTCATAGCCGCGAAACATTTAATGGGGAGGAGATTTCCGACAATCCGTTTAAAGGGCAAAACCTGTGTTTTCTTGCTGGTTTATCAGTTAATATTAATGAACATCTCAGTATAAATATACGCACCAACAACTCTTTGTTTTCAATCAGAAAAAACAGGGTTACAGGCGATGTATGGCGATTCTGGAATTATGGACAGTTCAGCGATGCGCTGATTTTATCGGCATATTATAAACTTTAA
- a CDS encoding NYN domain-containing protein: protein MNDTNKMIKIGVFYDGNYFLHVSNYYYYEHERNARISIEGLHNFVRSRVSKEEGVDVKLCHIVDSHYFRGRLSAFEAQSSENKLYAERIFDDILMGEKVITHYLPLRMRGGKREEKGIDVWLALEAYELSVFKKFDVLVLIASDGDYVPLVRKLNTLGTRVMLLSWDFRYQDMNGRESVTRTSQELLEEVTYPVAMHELIDNRLNKNDSVIANLFDKQDENRAKYIAKPVPEGIQRSRTLNMKSGYGFISFPPNNLFFHYEDVVDGNFNDIMDGDAVEFQIRRNERGEEVAFDVRKIEIGLQ from the coding sequence ATGAACGACACGAATAAAATGATCAAAATTGGCGTTTTCTATGATGGCAATTATTTTCTTCATGTAAGCAATTATTATTACTATGAACATGAGCGCAATGCCAGAATCAGCATCGAAGGTTTACACAACTTCGTTCGCAGCCGTGTTTCAAAAGAAGAAGGGGTTGACGTTAAATTATGCCATATTGTAGATTCACATTATTTCCGGGGAAGGCTTAGTGCATTTGAAGCACAGAGCAGTGAAAACAAACTTTACGCAGAAAGGATATTTGACGATATTCTGATGGGTGAAAAGGTAATTACACACTATTTGCCATTGCGCATGCGTGGTGGAAAAAGAGAAGAAAAGGGAATTGACGTTTGGCTGGCATTGGAAGCTTATGAACTGAGTGTTTTTAAGAAATTTGATGTGCTTGTCCTGATTGCATCTGATGGTGATTATGTACCTCTTGTCAGAAAGCTTAATACGCTGGGGACCAGGGTCATGTTACTAAGCTGGGATTTCAGATATCAGGATATGAATGGCCGCGAAAGCGTTACCCGTACTTCACAGGAATTACTTGAAGAAGTTACCTATCCGGTTGCAATGCATGAATTGATCGACAATAGACTGAACAAAAATGATTCAGTAATTGCTAACCTGTTCGACAAACAGGATGAAAACCGGGCTAAATACATTGCCAAACCAGTACCTGAAGGAATTCAGCGCAGCCGCACCCTCAATATGAAAAGCGGTTATGGCTTTATCTCATTCCCACCCAATAATCTTTTCTTCCATTACGAAGATGTTGTGGATGGAAACTTCAATGATATTATGGATGGTGATGCTGTAGAATTTCAGATTCGCAGAAATGAACGTGGAGAAGAAGTAGCTTTTGATGTCCGTAAAATTGAAATTGGACTTCAATAA